The following proteins come from a genomic window of Acetivibrio cellulolyticus CD2:
- a CDS encoding glycoside hydrolase family 9 protein — translation MKKIISLVLSAALSLSLVLPSATVSADSSSYNYAEALQKSLYFYEAQQAGPLPDWNRVEWRGDATMNDAVLGGWYDAGDHVKFNLPMSYSAAMLGWAMYEYPEGFEKSGQMDTMKNNLKFVLDYLVDCDKGTSVVYQVGDGAKDHNWWGPVEVIEKKMARPSYTCNASCITGQMAAALAVGSIVLNDSTYLTHAKSLFSLGDSVRSDSTYTAANDYYKSWSGFWDELLWASTWLYIATGDESYIKKAESYLPNLERQGASTDIEYQWCHCWDDCKPGAILLLSRITGKEEYHNYIKMHLDYWTVGYNGAKIKYTPGGLAWLDTWGCLRYATTTAFLASVYSDSIDDSTLKARYEGFAKTHIDYCLGANPSKRSYVCGFGTNPPVHPHHRTSQGSWADNINTPPYHRHILYGALVGGPSSSDGYTDTVQDYTANEVACDYNAGYTGMLAKMCSIYGGTPVANFPQPETKEDEFFAEASINSSGPTYTELKVLLNNQSGWPARVIKDLSFNYYVDLSEVFAAGAKLSDLKVKVNISEFPVTISELKQYSGDIYYVNVKFEDGTNIYPGGQSAFSGEVQFRISAPEATSYWDPKNDYSYDGLAASTVVKTKKITVYDGDKLIFGTEPDGTAPTEGATPTKTIAPSTPTPSTPSTLRGDMDLSGAVNSIDFGLMRQYLLAMKTDFTSAQLAAGDMDGNGSVNSIDFGLLRKKLLGMS, via the coding sequence GTGAAGAAAATTATATCTTTGGTACTGTCGGCAGCTTTGTCACTTTCATTGGTGCTTCCGTCGGCAACAGTTTCTGCGGATTCATCATCTTATAATTATGCAGAAGCTCTTCAAAAATCACTTTATTTCTATGAAGCTCAGCAGGCGGGACCGCTTCCTGATTGGAACCGTGTTGAATGGCGTGGAGATGCAACAATGAATGATGCTGTTTTAGGTGGCTGGTATGATGCCGGAGATCATGTTAAGTTCAATCTTCCAATGTCATATTCAGCAGCAATGCTTGGATGGGCGATGTATGAGTACCCGGAAGGGTTTGAGAAATCAGGACAGATGGATACAATGAAAAACAACTTAAAGTTTGTACTTGACTATCTTGTAGATTGTGACAAAGGGACCAGCGTAGTATATCAGGTTGGAGATGGAGCAAAAGACCATAACTGGTGGGGGCCTGTTGAAGTTATTGAAAAGAAGATGGCTCGTCCATCCTATACTTGTAATGCGTCTTGCATAACAGGGCAAATGGCAGCAGCTCTTGCTGTCGGGTCAATAGTATTAAATGACAGTACATATCTTACACATGCAAAGAGCCTGTTTAGCCTTGGAGATTCTGTAAGAAGTGACAGCACTTATACAGCAGCAAACGACTACTATAAATCATGGAGCGGATTCTGGGATGAACTTTTGTGGGCTTCAACATGGTTATACATAGCAACTGGTGACGAGAGCTATATTAAAAAGGCAGAATCATATTTACCAAACCTGGAGAGACAGGGAGCCTCCACTGATATAGAGTATCAATGGTGTCACTGCTGGGATGATTGTAAACCCGGTGCAATACTGCTCCTTTCAAGGATTACAGGTAAGGAAGAATATCATAATTACATTAAGATGCACCTTGATTATTGGACAGTAGGATACAATGGTGCAAAAATAAAATACACTCCAGGTGGACTTGCATGGCTTGATACATGGGGATGTTTAAGATATGCTACAACAACTGCATTTTTAGCAAGTGTATATTCCGATTCTATTGATGACTCAACTCTTAAGGCCAGATATGAGGGTTTTGCTAAAACTCATATAGATTATTGCTTAGGAGCAAATCCAAGCAAAAGAAGTTATGTTTGTGGCTTTGGTACTAATCCTCCGGTACATCCCCATCATAGAACATCTCAAGGTTCATGGGCTGACAACATAAATACACCTCCATACCATAGGCATATACTCTATGGAGCTCTTGTTGGAGGACCTAGCTCGAGCGATGGGTACACTGATACTGTTCAGGATTATACTGCTAATGAAGTTGCTTGTGATTATAATGCAGGGTATACAGGAATGCTTGCGAAGATGTGCTCAATATACGGCGGAACACCTGTTGCTAACTTCCCTCAGCCTGAAACAAAGGAAGATGAGTTTTTCGCAGAGGCGTCAATTAACTCTTCAGGACCTACCTATACTGAACTAAAGGTATTATTAAATAACCAATCAGGTTGGCCGGCAAGAGTGATAAAAGATTTGTCTTTCAATTATTACGTTGATCTGTCAGAGGTATTTGCAGCAGGTGCTAAATTGAGTGATTTGAAAGTAAAGGTAAATATTTCGGAATTCCCTGTAACTATTTCGGAACTTAAACAATACTCTGGTGATATTTATTATGTAAATGTTAAGTTCGAAGATGGAACAAATATATACCCAGGTGGACAGTCTGCATTTTCTGGTGAAGTTCAGTTCCGTATTTCTGCTCCTGAAGCAACAAGCTACTGGGATCCTAAGAACGATTACTCATATGATGGATTAGCAGCTAGCACCGTTGTTAAAACCAAGAAGATTACAGTTTATGATGGAGATAAGTTAATATTCGGTACAGAGCCAGATGGAACAGCTCCTACAGAAGGGGCTACTCCGACTAAAACTATAGCACCGTCAACACCTACTCCATCAACTCCATCAACTCTTAGGGGCGATATGGACCTCAGTGGGGCTGTTAATTCAATCGACTTTGGTTTAATGAGGCAGTACTTATTAGCTATGAAAACTGACTTTACGTCTGCACAGTTAGCAGCTGGAGATATGGATGGTAATGGATCAGTTAATTCAATTGACTTTGGACTTTTAAGGAAGAAGTTGCTTGGAATGTCATAA
- a CDS encoding glycoside hydrolase family 9 protein, whose amino-acid sequence MKKIMSLVLTAALSLSVVLPTATVSAASTYNYAEALQKSFFFYEAQQAGPLPDWNRVEWRGDSTMGDDVKGGWYDAGDHVKFNLPMAYSAAMIGWSMYEYPEGYEKSGQMQAAKNNLKFVLDYLVACDKGSSVVYQVGDGGKDHTWWGPVEVIEKKMTRPSYTGTGSCVVGEMAAALAIGSIVLNDSTYLTHAKSLFSLADSTRSDSSYTAASGYYNSWSGFYDELLWASTWLYVATKDESYLSKAEAYVPKLNRQGQTTNIEFKWSHCWDDVHYGAMVMLAKLTGKQEYKDFVQMHLDWWTVGYNGEKIKYTPGGLAWNDTWGCLRYATTAGFLASVYADYTDDSTLKTRYESFAKTQMDYCLGSNPSNRSYVCGFGTNPPVHPHHRTAQGSWADNMNTPPYHRHILYGALVGGPSSGDAYADTVQDYTANEVATDYNAGYTALLAKMCSVNGGTPLANFPQPEKKEDEFFVEAGVNSAGPNYTEIKAQMTNQSGWPARTIKDLSFNYYMDLTEVLAAGAKASDLTVKAGTAEFPVTCSEIKQYSGNIYYVKVKFEDGTNIYPGGQSPFQGEVQFRISAPTSTSYWDAKNDYSYDGLGTSSVVKTKKITVYDGSTLIFGIEPDGTTVTEGPTPTKTIAPPTPTPTNSSTVLKGDMDLNGSVNSIDLGTMRKYLLGLMPEITPIQLKAGDYDGDGKITSIDLGYLRKFLLGML is encoded by the coding sequence GTGAAGAAAATTATGTCTTTAGTACTGACGGCAGCTTTATCACTTTCAGTGGTGCTTCCAACGGCGACAGTTTCTGCAGCCTCAACTTACAATTATGCAGAAGCACTTCAAAAATCATTCTTTTTCTATGAAGCTCAGCAGGCAGGTCCACTTCCTGACTGGAACCGCGTTGAATGGCGTGGAGATTCAACAATGGGTGACGATGTAAAAGGTGGCTGGTATGATGCAGGAGACCATGTAAAGTTTAATCTCCCAATGGCATATTCAGCAGCAATGATTGGATGGTCAATGTATGAGTATCCAGAAGGTTATGAAAAATCCGGACAGATGCAAGCTGCGAAAAACAACTTGAAATTCGTACTTGACTATCTTGTAGCATGTGACAAAGGAAGCAGTGTAGTTTATCAGGTTGGAGATGGCGGAAAAGACCATACATGGTGGGGACCTGTAGAAGTTATTGAAAAGAAGATGACACGTCCATCATATACAGGTACTGGATCCTGTGTAGTAGGTGAGATGGCAGCAGCTCTTGCTATTGGGTCAATAGTTTTAAATGATAGTACATATCTTACACATGCAAAGAGTTTATTTAGCCTTGCGGATTCTACCCGCAGTGATAGCTCCTATACTGCAGCAAGTGGATACTACAATTCATGGAGCGGTTTCTATGATGAGCTTTTGTGGGCTTCAACTTGGCTTTATGTAGCAACTAAAGATGAAAGTTATCTTTCAAAAGCAGAAGCATATGTACCTAAACTAAACAGGCAGGGACAAACTACTAACATAGAGTTTAAGTGGAGTCACTGTTGGGATGATGTTCACTATGGTGCAATGGTTATGCTTGCAAAACTTACAGGCAAGCAGGAATATAAAGATTTTGTACAGATGCATCTTGACTGGTGGACTGTTGGATACAATGGTGAAAAAATAAAATATACCCCAGGTGGACTTGCTTGGAATGATACATGGGGATGTTTAAGATATGCGACAACTGCAGGGTTCCTTGCAAGTGTATATGCTGATTATACTGATGATTCAACACTTAAGACTAGATACGAAAGTTTTGCTAAAACTCAGATGGATTATTGTTTAGGATCAAATCCAAGTAACAGAAGTTATGTTTGTGGTTTTGGTACAAACCCTCCAGTACATCCTCACCATAGAACTGCGCAAGGTTCATGGGCAGACAACATGAATACACCTCCATACCATAGACATATACTCTATGGAGCTCTTGTTGGAGGACCTAGCTCCGGTGATGCATATGCTGATACTGTTCAAGACTATACTGCAAATGAAGTTGCAACTGACTATAATGCAGGATATACAGCATTGCTTGCAAAGATGTGTTCAGTTAACGGTGGAACACCTCTAGCTAACTTCCCACAACCTGAAAAGAAGGAAGATGAGTTCTTTGTAGAGGCAGGTGTAAATTCAGCTGGACCTAATTACACTGAAATAAAGGCACAAATGACTAACCAATCAGGTTGGCCTGCAAGAACTATAAAGGATTTATCATTTAACTATTATATGGACCTCACAGAAGTTTTGGCAGCAGGTGCTAAAGCAAGTGATTTGACAGTAAAAGCAGGTACTGCAGAATTCCCTGTTACTTGTTCAGAGATTAAACAGTATTCTGGTAATATTTATTATGTAAAAGTTAAGTTCGAAGATGGAACAAACATATATCCAGGTGGACAGTCACCATTCCAGGGAGAAGTTCAGTTCCGTATTTCTGCTCCTACATCAACTAGTTATTGGGATGCTAAGAATGACTACTCATATGATGGCTTAGGAACAAGCAGTGTTGTTAAGACAAAGAAGATTACAGTTTATGATGGAAGTACATTGATATTCGGTATAGAGCCAGATGGAACAACTGTTACAGAAGGGCCTACTCCAACTAAAACTATAGCACCACCAACACCTACTCCAACAAATAGTTCAACAGTTCTTAAGGGTGATATGGACCTCAATGGATCTGTTAATTCAATTGACTTAGGTACAATGAGAAAGTACTTATTAGGTTTAATGCCTGAAATTACGCCTATACAGTTAAAAGCTGGAGATTATGATGGTGATGGAAAAATTACTTCAATTGACTTGGGATATTTAAGGAAGTTTTTACTTGGAATGCTATAA
- a CDS encoding sensor histidine kinase yields MAFKLQLTVFIYLTSIVLLLALIVFVLIEGKRTKLLYSFVFLMSTNFVWSLGLLFESLSITREQGFSVLKFYYSGICYLGFAWLIFCLCYSNSKIISRKKNIFFLAIAPTLQYLSLLTNELHHLFYFKGEDGRQFGIFFWVHFVFSYTYIITGTFILIRYALRCSTLKRNQTVLVIIAAVIPLIFNILYLIFKFKIEITPFGFIISSILFLVASFKYSFLDVESRVLKNYADTLQEAICVFDKDLRIIKYNKAFKCFLPNPEILSGVEKASDIALLLEKIIKKTKESEKIVQYLQLGVNEPFSGEIILKGVREQSYRVNINPILNPKGQTIGTAVSFDNIQEYRDLIKEMNNKNNELIALNRQISGYALKVEELAIVKERNRIAQDVHDTLGHTLVSIITLAEALDMTYGKDETRARKIIKDLMKISKDGMNELRRSISGMAPESLEANHLIKAVSELTERFSHSGLRIDLTYEGSSEYVDREVSDNLLKICQEAVTNSIKHGKACNIKIMFIFYKASVKLFIFDDGAGCADIQKGNGLSGMEERIRKLSGKIVFGSDGEKGFNIHIEVPLK; encoded by the coding sequence ATGGCGTTTAAACTTCAACTCACAGTATTTATTTACTTGACTTCAATAGTTCTATTACTTGCATTGATAGTTTTTGTCCTTATAGAGGGAAAACGGACAAAGCTTTTATATAGTTTTGTTTTTCTTATGTCAACGAATTTTGTTTGGTCATTAGGCCTGTTGTTTGAATCTTTGAGCATTACCAGAGAACAAGGGTTTAGTGTATTGAAGTTTTATTACAGTGGGATATGCTATTTAGGGTTTGCCTGGTTAATATTTTGTCTATGTTATTCCAATTCAAAAATTATTAGCAGGAAAAAAAATATATTCTTTTTGGCAATTGCGCCTACCCTTCAATACCTTTCCCTACTGACAAATGAGCTGCATCACCTGTTTTATTTCAAAGGTGAAGATGGAAGGCAATTCGGAATATTTTTCTGGGTTCATTTTGTTTTTTCTTATACATATATTATAACAGGTACATTTATATTGATCCGGTATGCACTGAGATGCAGTACATTAAAGAGAAATCAGACAGTATTGGTTATTATTGCGGCTGTTATACCGTTAATCTTCAATATATTATATCTGATCTTCAAATTCAAAATTGAAATAACACCCTTCGGCTTTATTATATCTTCTATACTATTTCTGGTTGCCTCGTTTAAATATAGCTTTTTGGATGTTGAATCCAGGGTGCTGAAGAACTATGCAGATACCCTGCAGGAAGCAATTTGCGTTTTCGACAAGGATTTGAGGATTATTAAGTATAACAAGGCCTTCAAATGCTTTTTGCCCAACCCGGAAATATTATCCGGTGTAGAAAAAGCATCAGATATAGCCCTTTTGCTTGAAAAAATTATTAAAAAGACCAAGGAGTCTGAAAAGATTGTTCAGTATCTTCAGCTTGGTGTGAATGAGCCTTTTAGTGGAGAAATTATATTAAAAGGAGTGCGGGAACAGTCTTATAGAGTAAATATCAATCCTATTTTAAATCCAAAGGGACAGACTATCGGAACAGCGGTTTCTTTTGACAACATTCAGGAATATAGAGACTTAATAAAGGAAATGAACAACAAGAATAACGAACTTATAGCGCTTAACAGGCAGATATCTGGATATGCCTTAAAAGTTGAGGAATTGGCTATCGTAAAGGAAAGAAACAGGATTGCACAGGATGTTCATGATACACTGGGGCACACGCTTGTTTCCATAATTACACTTGCAGAAGCATTGGATATGACGTATGGAAAAGATGAAACCCGGGCAAGAAAAATCATTAAAGACCTGATGAAGATATCCAAGGATGGAATGAATGAGTTAAGACGCTCTATTTCAGGTATGGCTCCGGAGTCTTTGGAGGCCAATCATCTTATTAAGGCTGTTTCCGAGTTGACAGAGAGATTTAGCCATTCCGGACTCAGAATTGACCTTACATATGAAGGAAGCAGCGAATATGTTGACCGGGAAGTGTCGGATAATCTTCTTAAAATCTGCCAAGAGGCAGTGACCAACTCCATTAAACACGGTAAAGCTTGTAATATAAAGATAATGTTTATATTTTATAAAGCTTCCGTCAAGCTTTTTATATTTGACGATGGGGCAGGCTGTGCAGATATTCAGAAAGGAAATGGGCTTTCTGGCATGGAGGAAAGAATTCGCAAGCTTTCCGGGAAAATAGTATTTGGTTCGGATGGTGAAAAGGGTTTTAATATACATATCGAAGTCCCGCTGAAATAG
- a CDS encoding response regulator transcription factor yields the protein MIKVMIVDDLVIFRDTLKYMLDHDPGIEVVGGASNGFEAFELCKRMQVDLVLMDILMPDCDGVEGTRLIKQHFPNIKIIILTTFQDDENVSNSLKNGADSYVLKDISAVELIHAIKSVYQGYNIIQKNIFEKVVQKLDGNEPHNLEESTALAKLNEREIKVIQLVVDGKSNNQIAEELFLTEGSVRNIVSSLLRKLDLKDRVQLAVFAVRNKLV from the coding sequence ATGATCAAAGTTATGATTGTTGATGATTTAGTGATATTCAGAGATACATTGAAGTATATGCTGGATCATGACCCTGGTATTGAAGTGGTTGGAGGAGCATCAAACGGTTTTGAGGCTTTTGAATTGTGTAAAAGGATGCAGGTTGACCTGGTTCTTATGGATATTCTCATGCCGGATTGTGATGGTGTGGAAGGAACACGACTTATTAAGCAGCACTTTCCCAATATTAAAATCATTATTCTGACTACCTTTCAGGATGACGAAAACGTATCAAATTCCCTGAAAAACGGGGCAGATAGCTATGTTTTGAAAGACATCAGCGCTGTTGAGCTGATACATGCAATTAAAAGTGTATATCAAGGATATAACATTATCCAGAAAAACATATTTGAAAAGGTAGTACAAAAACTGGATGGAAATGAACCACATAATTTGGAGGAGAGTACTGCACTGGCAAAATTGAATGAACGGGAGATAAAAGTTATTCAACTTGTAGTTGACGGAAAAAGCAACAACCAGATAGCAGAAGAACTATTCCTTACAGAAGGATCGGTTCGTAATATTGTTTCTTCCCTACTGAGAAAACTGGATTTAAAAGACCGTGTCCAATTGGCAGTGTTTGCAGTACGAAATAAGCTTGTGTAA
- a CDS encoding M6 family metalloprotease domain-containing protein, producing the protein MYKKPLKITCSFIFLCAALLAISMAAYAMPACEDWQTSVQPNGEKFQYRQHGDENFNWVESETGEAIEKGQDGCWYFNELKDNKLQKSSVKYSKKLSKKGYLKSGDVLRWKKGLPLTGKNDTSASLQATQTGQTTGSSSTAGAIAATSATTTTASTSASTAALTTTTFTTHPNAVPNQKLLVVLVSFNDRALTYTDAQWNSQFFGTSGATFRNYYDENSGGKAIFGPVAETSGTANDGVVRVSLNRNHPGTADKGKISNQIDALIPEIMSSVNSSVNFAVLDTNGDSMLSPTELCTAIIIAGYEQSMGQTYPAVWAHRAMASTQTLDGVKIPGSSYGIEGEIHVNYMATLGVFCHEIGHVLGLPDLYDLDGSSYGVGIHSLMGTGPHNCLAGQYAGQTPAHMDAYCKTLLKYAVPQIANRAGQYQVNSFNHSTGYKVLRINTANPKQYFLIENREFNGFDASLSSYSNYGGIAVWHIDESVSDNNNEEHKMVDLEEANGSTELDFYIISPGDYNYYYASGSGYTLFNSTTTPDSRLYDGSYTDFQLNVSSASGNSMNVQTSDSEIYCDVQSSPAINSFTASSKVIRGGSVNVKAVITDYSTISKVTFRMSKVGLTNSTDINGVYAGNNTWEITVNPNDYQQGEGDFKFGLLVENSAGKITQWTSYPVVVTVDNDAPNVNLALNKTATASSQLSNEPAANAVNGTTYADTSSIHDKWCTGQGAGNNSWLKLDLGSIMTVNRWKVVHEKGSGSPCTGYYTSAFRLQISSDGVNNWTDVDVVTGNTLGVTDRFVTPFRARYVRLYINTADIDNCARIYEFQLFNDPTTGIAADFDGRNAAQASGFTRVMGTPYSSNIYLRESVYGYSSGLYPECSIKTNESYHSGNTALMLAGYDSANYNSYSYFTAYDDLNINVTANTTLSYWIMPQDQNGRYIGVDLEFDNGLCLRQYFDAIDQNGNSMHPDSGRGTVGSWNFIKCNLGQWCNGLTIKKILVAYDQPTSIGQFKGYIDDIVIQEEYPTKYIG; encoded by the coding sequence ATGTATAAGAAACCATTAAAAATTACCTGCTCATTCATCTTTCTGTGTGCAGCGCTTCTTGCGATTTCAATGGCTGCATATGCAATGCCTGCATGCGAGGATTGGCAAACATCCGTCCAACCTAATGGAGAAAAATTTCAATACAGGCAACACGGAGATGAGAATTTCAATTGGGTTGAATCGGAAACTGGTGAAGCCATTGAAAAAGGACAGGACGGCTGTTGGTATTTTAATGAACTGAAGGATAACAAGCTTCAGAAGAGTTCGGTAAAGTATTCAAAGAAGCTGTCAAAGAAGGGATACCTAAAATCAGGAGATGTATTACGTTGGAAAAAAGGTCTTCCTCTGACAGGTAAAAACGATACATCCGCATCTCTTCAGGCAACGCAGACTGGTCAAACCACTGGATCTTCTTCTACAGCTGGTGCCATAGCTGCTACATCAGCTACTACCACAACAGCCAGTACATCTGCCAGTACAGCAGCTTTAACTACTACAACCTTTACAACTCATCCAAATGCGGTACCTAATCAGAAATTACTGGTTGTCCTGGTCAGCTTCAATGACAGGGCCTTAACCTACACGGATGCGCAGTGGAATAGTCAGTTTTTCGGGACCTCTGGCGCTACATTCAGAAATTACTATGACGAAAACTCGGGAGGAAAGGCTATTTTCGGACCTGTCGCAGAGACTAGCGGCACTGCCAATGATGGTGTTGTAAGGGTAAGTTTAAATAGGAACCATCCTGGAACTGCTGATAAAGGGAAAATTAGTAATCAGATTGATGCACTGATTCCTGAAATTATGAGCAGTGTAAATTCTTCAGTTAATTTTGCTGTCTTAGATACAAACGGAGACTCCATGCTTTCTCCAACCGAGCTCTGTACGGCTATTATTATTGCTGGCTATGAGCAAAGTATGGGCCAAACCTATCCTGCCGTATGGGCACATAGAGCCATGGCATCGACACAGACCCTCGATGGTGTCAAAATACCCGGATCTTCATATGGAATTGAAGGCGAAATACACGTCAACTATATGGCAACATTGGGAGTTTTCTGCCATGAGATAGGACACGTTTTAGGACTGCCCGACTTATATGACCTTGACGGATCTTCTTACGGCGTAGGAATCCACAGTCTTATGGGTACTGGCCCTCATAACTGCTTAGCCGGACAATATGCCGGACAAACTCCAGCACATATGGATGCATATTGCAAAACTCTTTTAAAGTATGCCGTGCCACAAATCGCAAACAGGGCAGGCCAGTATCAGGTTAACAGCTTTAACCATTCCACCGGATACAAAGTGCTGCGAATAAACACTGCCAACCCCAAGCAGTACTTTTTGATTGAAAACAGAGAATTCAATGGTTTTGATGCTTCGCTTAGCTCCTATTCCAACTACGGAGGTATCGCCGTATGGCATATAGACGAAAGTGTAAGCGATAATAATAACGAAGAGCATAAGATGGTGGATCTAGAGGAAGCCAACGGCTCTACAGAGTTAGATTTTTATATAATTTCTCCTGGAGATTACAACTATTACTATGCGTCTGGCAGCGGATATACTCTCTTTAATTCAACAACCACGCCGGATAGCAGGCTTTATGACGGAAGTTATACTGACTTTCAGCTAAATGTATCCAGTGCATCAGGAAACAGTATGAATGTCCAGACCTCTGATTCTGAGATATACTGCGATGTACAGAGTAGCCCTGCAATAAACTCCTTTACTGCAAGTTCAAAAGTTATTCGGGGCGGAAGCGTCAATGTTAAGGCCGTCATAACTGATTATTCCACTATCAGCAAGGTCACTTTCAGAATGAGCAAAGTCGGTCTTACCAACTCTACCGATATTAATGGAGTATATGCGGGAAACAATACGTGGGAAATCACTGTCAACCCAAATGATTATCAGCAAGGTGAAGGAGATTTTAAGTTCGGTTTGTTAGTAGAAAATAGTGCAGGTAAAATCACCCAGTGGACAAGCTATCCCGTTGTTGTAACGGTAGACAATGATGCACCCAATGTCAATCTTGCCCTAAATAAGACTGCAACAGCAAGCAGTCAGCTTTCCAACGAACCAGCAGCAAATGCAGTCAATGGTACAACATATGCGGATACATCGAGTATCCACGATAAATGGTGTACAGGACAGGGTGCAGGGAACAATTCCTGGCTTAAGCTTGATCTTGGCAGTATTATGACAGTAAACCGCTGGAAAGTAGTCCACGAAAAAGGCTCAGGTAGCCCTTGTACAGGCTATTATACCAGTGCCTTCCGCCTGCAGATAAGCAGCGACGGTGTGAATAACTGGACTGATGTAGACGTGGTAACAGGAAATACACTCGGAGTTACCGACCGGTTTGTAACCCCTTTCCGTGCAAGATATGTAAGACTTTATATCAACACTGCAGATATAGACAATTGTGCAAGAATCTATGAGTTTCAGTTGTTTAATGATCCTACAACCGGGATTGCTGCTGATTTCGACGGACGAAACGCTGCACAGGCAAGTGGATTCACCCGCGTAATGGGCACACCTTACAGCAGCAATATATATTTAAGAGAAAGTGTATATGGATATTCAAGCGGTCTTTATCCTGAATGCAGCATCAAGACCAATGAATCCTACCACAGCGGCAATACCGCACTGATGCTTGCAGGTTACGACAGTGCAAACTACAATTCGTATTCTTATTTTACCGCTTACGATGATTTGAATATAAATGTAACAGCTAATACCACTTTATCTTATTGGATAATGCCACAGGACCAAAACGGAAGGTATATAGGTGTGGACCTTGAATTCGACAACGGTTTATGCTTAAGGCAGTATTTTGATGCAATAGACCAAAACGGAAACTCCATGCATCCTGATAGCGGACGTGGTACAGTAGGAAGCTGGAATTTCATCAAATGCAATCTCGGACAGTGGTGCAACGGCCTAACTATTAAGAAGATTTTGGTAGCATATGACCAACCGACTTCAATCGGACAGTTTAAAGGTTATATTGATGATATAGTCATTCAGGAGGAGTATCCTACAAAGTATATCGGT